In Brachyhypopomus gauderio isolate BG-103 chromosome 18, BGAUD_0.2, whole genome shotgun sequence, the sequence CGATAGCCATTACTTCTGAAGGAGTGTATTATGTACGTCTCAAAACCAAAGTGATTTTTATTTCCAGTGAATATATCGAAGTGTGCCATAGGTGAACCATCATTTAGAGTTTTCATTTGTGGGAGTTTGGGATTTATGGATCCAAAGAATGTACATTTAGCAAAGCGTATGCAGAGATTACTACGACTGTTTGAACAATTAATAAGATATGAAATAATATTTGACAACACATCTTAAAGAGCAGTTTACAGTTTAGTCATCTTTGGATTACATTTCCTCAGTTTGGAGTAGTTTAAAACTTAGTCAAACACTGGTATTAAAGGCTTTAAGGGTTGAATTTGGAGAAATTTGGTAAGTATGAGTAGAAAGACAAGTTATATAGACcgacaaaaaacacacacacctatctggCATGGTGGGTTAATGACAAGTAAAGACCTGAGTGCATGTCTAGACCTTGTGATGTTTCACATTCCACACTGTCATTTTTATAACATCTCATGACATTTATGACATCTCATTTGAGAATAGTTTTATCTACTGCTGTATCAATGCCTTTATATAGCAATATTGAAGTGGAATCACTGTTTGCATAATTACAAATACTTAATTCCATGAATTTAGTGCAGAATAATGCTACTAGTTTTTTGAACCTCAAAAGCTGACTTATCTTTTAAGTGCATCGTACACAGTGGTCAGTTTTGTTATCCAAAACAACGCACAgcagagcttttttttttttttttgaataaTGCATTTTATAGACTAACTTTGCTTAACAAAATTTAATGATTGAGATGACCTGTGAAGATGTACTGGGTTAGCTTTATTTAAAGTAAAACGTTTTCAAGTGAGTATAACTCCGTGTGGTTTATTTCATATCGATTAGGTGCTTCCACCAGTCGGGTCATGCAAGGTCGTTCACTCTGCATTTTCATGAACTTAAACGTTTAATGGGTACAAAGAAAAAATGTGAGGACTACAGTTCAGTGCCTTTTAACAAAACCTCATAAATAACCCAATTGACTGGAGGAAGAGTCCCAGGGGGAAATTAAAACGCTACCGGGCACAGAAAATGAGCAGACATAGAATGTTGTCGCTGTGTGAATCCAGTCAGGACGCGGTTAGCGGGACACTCATGGTGCAGCAGGGCGTCTAATCTCCAGGCCAGCTCCAGGCCTCCTTAATCCTGTGGGCCGTCGTGCGCCGTTCTTTTAGCCTTTGAGGGAAGACATTCCAGCTCGCATGATCTCATCTACCAGGAGGATGTTGCTTGCGATTACCGTGCTGAGGAAGGAGAAGGGTGGGATGGGAGGAGGGAACCATTCATTAAAATCCTGCCAATTCCACACAGTGTCTAGCTTGCTAATTTCAGACCAAATTAGGCAATCGCCACCATAAGGTCTGTCTGCTTTAAAACATTTTACGCCAGCATTTTACGACAAGCTGATCACGGATGGCATGACCCTTACACACATTAACTAGTCTACGGAAAAGCACTGTGCTGTCCCTTAAGCAGATGATGCTTTTTCCAGCATCACCTTTTAAAAACAAGGGAGAGGGATGATCTTGCATGGTGTCTGACTGCCATTACTACAGATACAGTAAAACAGAATTCAGCCATGCCGGTAGTACTCACACAACTGATCAATCAACTCACGCAACCAATTCAGGGTTTACTCACCATGAGTGAAGCAGCTGCTTTTTAACACTATAGTTATCCCAAACACCAGCGTCCCCCGCCATCATCGGCTCACCTGGGAAACGTGACCATTCAGATGGAATATCAGTATTTTGTTGATGTAAAATTATAATCACTAAATCTTTACTGGAAGAGTTTATGTTTTAACTAGATTTGAATGAAGGGGCTGGGTGTGTGAGACGTGTACCTGTGCTCAGATCTACACCAATAAGCTGCCCAGACTCTTTGAATTCAGTCTGCAGCTTCACAAGAGTCTCCTGTGGGTCATAGCCTGAATTCTGAGCCAGGACCTACAgaggaaacacacagacagacacacacgtttATACTACAATCCTGAAGTTATGCAAGTGGGGAAACAGCAGATATCTTAAGTAGGGGACGAAagtagtaaaaataaataaataagtttagaaggagaaggtgactgAAGTGAAAAAGTGACCCCCAAGGTGGAGCGAGTCCCCAACAAGGTCACGCTACCTTTGGGATGACGAGAAGAGCGTCAGCAAACGCCTGCACACCCAGCTGAGCGCGACCCTTCACCTTGGGCTTGTGTTTCACCAGCGCGTCGGCTACGGCGACCTCAAAAGCCCCCGCTCCCGCCACCACACTGCCTGCACGCACAGGAACACAATCAGGAGTGAGGAGGTTTATGAAATGTCTTTCAACAGCCATTTGTACAAGCGGCTCCATCACCAAGGCGTGAAGCTGCCTCCTTGTGGCCGATTGTAGGAAGCGCCATGCTTTTCCTGAACAGCTGCTCTACAAAAGTTGCTTGTGTACGTCAAAAGTCAGCAGTACAGGGTATCCATTTAAAACGCGTTAAAATGCTAGGTGTTAGCATAAGCATAGCTTCTGCCCCAAATTAAGAGAAAATGAACACGATGCAAGATGCTGTTGAAGCAGAACAAAACAAGCAAACGCAACTGCTCCGTTTCAGCACAAGCAGAGCATCAAGATGTCACGAACGCTGACATCTGAGCTAAAAACGTCGACTGTAGTGTGAGCCGTCTGCCGTGTCAGGGCAATGCCCGTACCGTCCTCGATGGCGTTTTTGACCGCACGTAGCCCGTCCCGCACGGCATCCTTGATCTGCGTGAGCGTGTGTTTGTTGGGGCCTTTGACCAGCAGCGTCACGGAGCGAGGGTTGCCGCACTTCTCGATGAACGTGTACTTCTCTTCTCCCTGTCGCAAAGAGCACGCCATCACTGCCCGGTCCAGACGGACGAGCACCGAAACCGAAATCTCCCCTGAGCACCAAAGGGCCCGATGGGGATCAAAAACTGACCAGTGTGTGCTCGTAGACGAGACCGGCGTGGCCCAAACACTCGGGGGTGAGGTCGTCCACGGAGTTCATGGCAATGCCGCCACAGGCCAGGGTGAGCCTGGGAAAGCAGAAGACAACGGAGATGAGAACCACAAGCTGTGGGAAGACGCGGGGCTGTGGAGCCAGCAGTACATCGTGTAGCTCCCCCTCACATTAGTACCTCACGTTACACAGAAGTACCACCATGACTGagaatgaatgagagagagagaggggtaatcTGGCATGGTGTCTGACTGCGTTTACCATGGAACAAGTAAAACAGAATTCAGCCATGCCTCAAGTGTTTCTCCCCTGAGCAACTTTCCTGCGGCTACAGTCGGACTCTACACCTACCTCTCCATGTTCCTTCTCTTGGCCCGGCGCAGGGCTACGATGCCCTCTTTAGCCAGCGCATCCAGAGAGAACGGATCTATGCCCTGCAACAAAAGAACAGTTCAGCGCCAGCTCCAACACTCAGCGCAGGTTCTGACAagacagtgtgcagtgtgctggTCCCATGAATACATGTAGTAAGAACAGACTGTCTTCTACTGCAGAGGTAGACCACACTTCACTATAGCACAGTATATGTCCATGGAACGCTACACAAGCGAGCCGTGGGTGTTTTGTGCATGAGAGAACTGTCCGTCAACTTAAACACAAACAAGAAAATCTAGTTCTACGCAATTTTGAACCGTTACTGTTCAAAGTCTGAGCATCACTAGGAGTTTCCTGCTTACCTTCTGGTTGATGACTACAAAGCCCTTCTTGTTGTCAGCACACACTTTGTTCTTCAGCGCGATGATCTTCTGGACACGCTCCTCAATGAACTTCCTCTCAGCCTTCACCAGCTTCTCCCGCTCGTCGGCGCTCTTGTAGAAGAAGCCTGAGTTCACCTcgctgtgtgtgttggggggtaaGAATTCAGTGCAACACAAACCAGTAAGTTTATATATTGCTGATCATTATATAGATGTATCTATTATGACCAGGATGGAAGCCTGTGGGAATGGGGAGTAAACCTACGTTTTCTCATATTCCAGAGAGACGTTGCAGGTCAGGATGTAGGCGTCCTCCACTCTCTTCTTCATGTCTGGATGTCTGGCACCGTGGTCCAACACCAAACCTCTGATCAGCCTGAACAtcaaaaggggaaaaaaaaacacaattacaaTTTAGTGGCCTAAAAGAGCCATTAGCAGCTTCTGATTTCATAGTAAATGTGAATCGGTCTCTTTCAAAGAGATACACAAATGACGACAAAACACCTACTAATTTGAAAGGTAAAAACGCCCCCAACTGTATACAGTGAATCAGTGCATCATGTAGGTTCTTACTGTGTGTCACTGTccgttttgtgtttcatttccATGATCTCCACCATAAAGAGGTCAATGGGCTCATTGGGTTTCTTTATAGCCAGCACTGCATCCACCACGGCCTGCAAGGCATATAAAAACAGAGTAGAAACTCTGAGAACATTaaatcacatcaaaacacactTAAAAGGACCAAGACTGGTCAAAATGAACTGATATTTATATACCGAACTGAGGCAGAGATATTGTGAGCAGAGTACAAAGCACCTTCTACTGCAGAGGTGCAGTCCACACGTCACTATAGCACAATTCATGTCCAAGGAAGGCTACCATGAGTGTTCAAAGGGCTCAGACATTTGAGCCCTTGAGTGTTCAAGGGCTCAAATGCCTCTCCATTTCC encodes:
- the cct6a gene encoding T-complex protein 1 subunit zeta, coding for MAAVKALNPKAEVARAQAALAVNISAARGLQDVLRSNLGPKGTMKMLVSGAGDIKLTKDGNVLLHEMQIQHPTASLIAKVATAQDDITGDGTTSNVLIIGELLKQADLYISEGLHPRIIAEGFEAAKEKALQVLEDVKITREMDRETLINVAKTSLRTKVHVELADLLTEAVVDAVLAIKKPNEPIDLFMVEIMEMKHKTDSDTQLIRGLVLDHGARHPDMKKRVEDAYILTCNVSLEYEKTEVNSGFFYKSADEREKLVKAERKFIEERVQKIIALKNKVCADNKKGFVVINQKGIDPFSLDALAKEGIVALRRAKRRNMERLTLACGGIAMNSVDDLTPECLGHAGLVYEHTLGEEKYTFIEKCGNPRSVTLLVKGPNKHTLTQIKDAVRDGLRAVKNAIEDGSVVAGAGAFEVAVADALVKHKPKVKGRAQLGVQAFADALLVIPKVLAQNSGYDPQETLVKLQTEFKESGQLIGVDLSTGEPMMAGDAGVWDNYSVKKQLLHSCTVIASNILLVDEIMRAGMSSLKG